AGGAGGGACCTCTGGTCTGGAGGCAGAATGCAGGAGCTGTCAGCACGCACTCACAGATGACACTGGCAGCCACGAGACGAGAGGAGACTGGAGAAGTAGTCAAGACAGACGAGGACCGAGGACGGGCTGGGCACCGCAGCGCCCAGGGCTGGAGAGAAGAGCCAGCCACCGCAAGGCATCCTGGTGGCCCAGAGAGTAAAGCCCTTCAACAGGGAGGAGTGCGACCCCCAGTGTCAATGACACAGAGAGGCTCAGTGGGTGAGGACCGGGAAGTGACCCCTGCATGTGGCCGCACAGAGGAGTGACAGGAGCAAACCCTGCTCTGTAGGAGAGTGGGTGTCCACTTGGAGCCCACTGAAGAGAATGCACGGAGACTTTCACGGCCACCCAAGAACTGAATTTTCAAAGACTCCATCTTAAGGGctcttcaaaaaagtttgtggaaaatgcatcaTGAGAAAATGAAGCTTGTCTTTccagtttttgcatcaaaataaacttgtctttcagAAAGTTTTCTTTGAAacgcagagaaagacagagacagacacagatctcCCATTGGTTTGGTTCACTACCTAActgctctcaacagccagggccggccacaccggagtcaggagccaggaactccacctgggtctcccatctgggcggcagggaccccagcacttgagcctcccagggcgtgcattagcaggaagctgggattgggagtggagctgggactcaaacccaaacactctgatatgggatgcaagcatcataggtaatgtctttttttttttttctttctttttaaaaaagatttatttatttgagaggtagaattacaaacagtgaagagagacagagagaaaggtctttcacccgctggtttaactccccaaatagctgcaatgaccagagctgggctgatctgaagccaggagccaggaacttcctccaggtctccgagctttccaggccataggagagagctggatcagaagaggagcagccgtgacacgaaccagtgcccatatgggatgctggcactgcaggtggcaggttagcctactatgccatagtgccagccccacaagtagtgtcttagctgctataccaaacaccccaaacttatctttttttcttttgtttttaagatttatttatttacttgaaagtcaagagttacacagaggagaggcagagagagagagagagagagagagagagagaggttttccatccgttagttcacttcccagatggctgcaacggacagagctgcgccgatccaaagccagaagccaggagcttcttccaggtctctcatgtgggtggaggggcccaaggacttgggccatcttctactgcttttcccaggccagagcagagagttggattgcaagtggagcagccaggtcgtgaactggcacccatacaggatgtcggtgcttcaggccagggcgttaacccgctgtgccacagcatcagcccctcgaacttatcttttaattccattttttctgcaaattttccgaagtactctcatataaaaCTATAGTCCAAATGAACACAAAGAAACTCCCTGACCTTGGAGAAGCTATTCTTTTATAATGGCAGGGATTCTTAAGAGTTTTATATAGCACAATGTAAAAATGTTCTTACTTTAGGTATAATTTTTCCATGCAAGTGGAACTTCAGGCTACGAaaaactggttcagaagtgggcCCTGCCTCCCATAAGAGCcagaaaaacagaagcaaaatgaAGCTGTGGACACCCTTTGCCTCTGAGAGGGGGAAAAAGGGCTCTTTAAGCAATGTCAGAGGGACTGTGTGTCAACAAAAGCGCTTCCTATCCCGGAGTTGCCTCCGGGTGTAGCAGGCAGGGGCAGTCTGGGGTTGTTAGTTCACAACTAATTCTAATCCACACCTTCTCGTGACCATCCTGCTCCACTTTCCTGGGGattctgaagttttaaaaattaattagggatggggccggcgctgtggcacagcaggttaatgccctggcctgaagtgccagcatcccatatgggtgccggttcgagacccagctgctccacttctgatccagctctctggtatggcctgggaaagcagtagaagatggcccaagtctttgggcccctgcacccatgtgggaggcccagaagaagctcctggctcctggctttggattggtgcagctccagctgttgcagccatctggggagtgactaattggacagaagacctctctctctctctctgcttctcctctctctgtgtaactctgagtttcaaataaataaataaattaaaaaaaaaattgattaggGGCTAGTGcgttggcgcagcaggttaaagccccagcctgcagtgctgtatcccatatgggcaccagttcgagtcctggctgctccacttcacatccagctctctgctatggcctgggaaagcagtagaagatggcccaagtccctgggtccctgcacccacatgggagacctggaagaagctcctggctcctggcttcggattggcacagctccggctattgcagtcatttggggagtgaaccagaggatggaagacttctctctaactctttcaagtcaatcttaaaaaaaaagaaaaagaaaagaaaagcatcagGGCTCTGGGTCCTGAACGCCTCTGCTAACTCCCTTTTACATCATTGTCCCTATGAGAAAGTGTGGTTCAACCTACAGCACTCGACTTCCAGAATCGTAAGCCCTGTGAAGGCTGGTAGGCCATTAGACTCCCACAAATGTTAACGGAGCTAAGCTCTGCTAAAGCCAGGGGAACAAACGTTTGGCATCACCTGCGAGAGGGCACAGCAAGGACCAGGCCCCCTGTTTGGGGTGCTTCTCACCTGGAACTTCTCCAGCTCGCTCGTCACCAaggcctgggcctgagccagAGGCATGTGGCAGCGCTCGATGCActggtgcacctgctgcatgGACGCCCGGCTGTCCTCGCagcagccggcgctgcactggaACATGAGGCCCTGCGGAGGGAGGACAGGATGACCAAGGGGCGCTTGCAGGTCAGGTGACCTCCTCTCTACCTGTGCTCCCTCTCCTCGGGACAGGCGGCAGGCCCTTCCAGCCACGACCTGGGGAAACCATCGCTGGAGCCCAGCAGGGTGCGTCTGGCCTCCCTGCCACTGCTAGCTCACTGGCACTTGTTGCATCTGTGGCGGGGACGCTGGGTCGGCTCAGACGGAGCCAGGCTCTGAAAGCCGGCTGCCGACGCCGCAGGGTTCAGAGGTCGGCCCCCGACCCAGGGGTGCGACAACGTGGTGAGGGTGGCGGGCCCAACACTCTCACACTTTCAGGGGGCCGCGGGAGGAGGGCACACAACCAGGCACCACCTGGCCATCTGGGTGGGCCCGAAGCTTTCACCTTTTTGGTTTATCACCTTGGCCGTGCCCTTTCCGGGCCTCGGGTCGCTCACCCGAGGAGGAACCGCGCGCGCGAGGCGGGTGGGGTGGACGCAGGCCTCACACCGGGCTTTAACTCCGTCCCGCGGACACCCTCCTCCCCGGGCCGGACGGGGCGGAAAAACGGCCGCGCGCACGAATTTCACCCGACCAGCTCGAGCGCCGCCCGTTGTCGAGGGAGGGGCTCTCTTCCGGGGTCGCCACAGCGACCCCAAGACGCCCAGCCCAGACCGGGTCCGCGGTGGCCGAGGGAAGCGTCCAGGGGTCCAGGCGGCGGGATGGGGGAGTCCGACTCGGCCCGCGCCTCGCTACCTGCATCTTACGGATGTTCTCCCTCTCCAGATTCTTCACCATGGAGTCCACCGCCTCCTGCAGCCGGAGCTGCTGCAGCTCCGCCATGGCGACCCCGCGCTGCGCTGCGCTGCACGGGCGCCCGCATGGACCCGGCGCACGGGCCCGCCCCCTGCCGCCGCCTCCCGGCTGGCCGTGCGGCCAGCGCTTCTCGGCCCACGCCGCCGCCTGGCGTCCGAGCGGAGGAACTGCACGCG
The window above is part of the Lepus europaeus isolate LE1 chromosome 13, mLepTim1.pri, whole genome shotgun sequence genome. Proteins encoded here:
- the FAM136A gene encoding protein FAM136A, which gives rise to MAELQQLRLQEAVDSMVKNLERENIRKMQGLMFQCSAGCCEDSRASMQQVHQCIERCHMPLAQAQALVTSELEKFQDRLARCTMHCNDKAKDAIDAGNKELQVKQQLDSCVTKCVDDHMHLIPTMTKKMKESLSSIGK